A genomic window from Antedon mediterranea chromosome 4, ecAntMedi1.1, whole genome shotgun sequence includes:
- the LOC140048014 gene encoding uncharacterized protein — MSLRRQSSISSQTITSSLHTVTLSVLCIFLAIRAELYNKGISNTAADVILQSWRRSTWKQYNSQLTKFIDFCEIRGITWQQLNTGHVLNFLIKLKDEGLGYSTISTAKSAIVNFLEILDINMKESIELKRFMKGLFNFNPPTPKYAQIWDVRLVTDYLRRTINDDTLLLKEFTIKVALLLALLSSSRLQTLYNFKFSNMNIEIEAITFYICTLLKTSRPNNTGQLVVFHKSEDPALCPVRTILKYREKTSNLRENKDRFFICHKKPYAEASKDTIARWIRTGLSEAGVDTTKFKAHSVRAAASSSAKLRNVPVDLIMKTAGWRNEHTLNRYYNKPIKFVENPSFQQALLRKVDSSTH, encoded by the exons ATGAGTTTGAGAAGGCAGTCAAGCATTTCGTCTCAAACTATAACAAGCTCACTACACACAGTCACCTTGTCAGTGCTCTGCATATTTTTG GCTATCAGGGCGGAACTCTACAACAAAGGAATAAGCAATACTGCAGCAGACGTCATTCTGCAATCCTGGAGACGGTCAACGTGGAAGCAATATAACTCACAGCTAACAAAATTTATAGACTTTTGTGAAATCAGAGGAATCACATGGCAACAGCTAAACACCGGTCACGTCCTCAATTTCTTGATAAAGCTGAAGGACGAGGGCTTAGGCTATAGTACTATCAGTACGGCGAAAAGCGCAATTGTAAACTTTCTCGAAATCTTAGATATAAACATGAAGGAGTCTATTGAACTGAAACGATTTATGAAAGGGTTATTCAATTTTAACCCACCGACTCCAAAATATGCACAAATTTGGGATGTTCGCTTAGTTACAGACTATCTGAGGCGAACAATTAACGACGATACATTATTGCTTAAAGAATTTACCATAAAAGTAGCATTGTTATTAGCATTATTGTCCTCAAGTAGGCTTCAAACCttatataatttcaaattttcaaatatGAATATCGAGATTGAAGCAATCACCTTTTACATTTGTACATTACTAAAAACTAGCAGACCAAACAATACAGGTCAACTGGTGGTTTTCCACAAAAGTGAAGACCCTGCCCTATGTCCGGTCAGAACAATTCTAAAGTACAGGGAAAAAACTAGTAATTTAAGGGAAAATAAGGACAGATTTTTTATATGTCATAAGAAACCGTATGCCGAGGCATCAAAAGACACAATTGCTCGATGGATAAGGACAGGTTTATCAGAAGCAGGAGTAGATACAACAAAATTTAAAGCCCATTCGGTCCGAGCGGCTGCATCTTCATCAGCAAAATTAAGGAATGTCCCGGTTGACTTAATAATGAAAACAGCTGGGTGGAGAAACGAACATACACTAAACAGATATTATAATAAGCCTATAAAATTTGTAGAAAATCCGTCATTTCAACAGGCACTGTTGAGAAAAGTTGATTCATCAACTCATTAA